Part of the Lysobacter enzymogenes genome is shown below.
TGCTGGGCATGGCGAAGTTCCTCGACCGGGGCGCCGAACAGGGCTCGGCCGAATTGCGCGAACTGCTCGACCGCGGCCTGATCGACTGGGTGCAATCGCCGACTTCAGGTCAGGCCGAAGGCTCGCCGCACGCCGCGTTCGCGACCTCGCACGGCGGCTTCGACGAAGACCGCGCGACCTTGGCGGCGACGCTGGCGCGCATTCTCGGCCGCGCCAGCGCCAAGAGCGGTTTCGATCTGCATCGTTCCGAGTCCGGCATCGCCGAGCGCCGCGCCAAGATCGCGCACGGGCTGGCGAAGCGGTAAGCGGACGGCGCCGCAGGGAGGCGGCGCAGGGCAGGGAAGCGGACGCCGCGCAGGCGGCGGGCAGGGACGCGGGGCGTCGCGCAGCGGCGCGGCAAGGACGCAGCGCAAGCAGGCGCGGCAACGCAGGGAACGCAGGTTCGACGCGCGGATACGGTGCCGCGTTAGAACCGGGCCGCAGGACGCGGCACGGCGGACAGTGCGCGACGCGCCCGGATCGAGGCGCGTCGCGCAGGGGAGCCGCCGCATCGGAACTACCCCGCCGCCGTTGCGGCGACGGCCTCGAATCTACCCGACCGTGGTTCCGGCAAAAATCGAAAGGCTTTCAGCTTTGCGGTCGCTGCAAGATCCCGCCGCGGCTCAGCGCCGCACCCAGCGCCCCGCATGGAAACGCCACGCCGGCCCGTACGACACCCAGCGCGGACCGACATAGGCATAGCCCGGCCGCGCGACCACATAACTGCCGCCGATCCAGACGTGACGGCGCCCGTTCCAGCTCCAGTAGCCCGGCGTCCACACATAGCCCGGCCGCACCCGCACCCGCTCGTAACGCGGCGCCGGCGGCGCCACCCGCACATCCACATCGACGTACGCGCGCGCCTGCGCCGGCGTCGCATGCACGCCCGCCATCGTCGCCAGACCCATCGCCGCCGCCACCATCAAAGGACGCATCGCCATGATCTTCTCCTCGTTCCAGCGGCCACCCGCCGGTTCGGGAATGGCAACGTCGCGCCCGCCGCGTGTGTTGACGCAGCGCAGGCGCGCGTTCACGAACGCGCCGGATTGCTGAAGCCGGGCTTGCTGGAAAACGGTTGCGGGGCAGGGCGGTTGACCGCGACCAAGCATTGCTGCGCCCGCACACCCATTCGGCAATGCCGGCAAACCCCCTGTAGGAGCGGCGCGAGCCGCGACCGCGCCAACGCAATTACGGCGAAAGGTTCGGCGCAAGCGGCTACCCCGCGGTCGCGGCTCGCGCCGCTCCTACAGCGGGACTGCGGACAGCGCGCTGAATCGCGCAACTGGCGACGGTGTCGTTCCGGCATAGCGGATCCGTCCAAACCGCCCGCACCATCGCCACTTGCGACCCGCCCGGCAGTTCCCGCACCGCCGCCACACGGCCGCCCTATTGACGCCGCCGCCCCGTCTTCGCTAGCGCCGCCGCCCCCTACGCCCCCGAATGCGCGCCGCAAACCGGGCCGCCGCGCACAGAGCTACAATACGCGCAGACCGTCCTGCGTATCGAGATGCCCATGAGCACCACCGCCGCGAACATCCCCGCCGCCCAGCCCGACGCGACCCCGCTGCGCTTCGTCACCGCCGCCAGCCTGTTCGACGGCCACGACGCCGCGATCAACATCATGCGCCGGCTGATCCAGG
Proteins encoded:
- a CDS encoding YXWGXW repeat-containing protein; translated protein: MAMRPLMVAAAMGLATMAGVHATPAQARAYVDVDVRVAPPAPRYERVRVRPGYVWTPGYWSWNGRRHVWIGGSYVVARPGYAYVGPRWVSYGPAWRFHAGRWVRR